The following coding sequences lie in one Hippopotamus amphibius kiboko isolate mHipAmp2 chromosome 7, mHipAmp2.hap2, whole genome shotgun sequence genomic window:
- the LOC130857839 gene encoding LOW QUALITY PROTEIN: ubiquitin conjugation factor E4 B-like (The sequence of the model RefSeq protein was modified relative to this genomic sequence to represent the inferred CDS: substituted 1 base at 1 genomic stop codon) — protein MTPATSPTGASGVAHRSQSSEGVSSPSSSPSSSLETQSQSLSRSQSMDIDGVSCEKSMSQVDVDSGIENMEVDESDRREKRSLSDKEPSSGSEVSEEQALQLVCKIFRVSWKDRDRDVIFPSSLSAQFKQNPKEVFSDFKDLIGQILMEVLMMSTQTRDENPFASLTAVSQPIAAAVRSPDRNLILNTGSNPGTSPMFCSVGSFGAGSLSSLGASGGASTWDSYSDHFTIETCKETDMLNYLIECFDRVGIEEKKAPKMGSQPAVSQLLSNIRSQCISHTALVLQGSLTQPRSLQQPSFLVPYMLCRNLPYGFIQELVRTTHQDEEVFKPIFIPILQGLALAAKECFLDSDYFKYPLKALGELCETKFGKTHAVCNLVASLPLWLPKSLSPGSGRQLQRLSYLGAFFSFSVFAEDDAKVVEKYFSGPAITLENTRVVSQSLQHYLELGRQELFKILHSILLNGETREAALGYMAAVVNANMKKAQMQTDDRLISTDGFMLNFLWVLQQLSTKIKLETVDPTYKFHPRCRITLPSDETRVNAMMEDVNGWLTELYGDQPPFSEPKFPTECFFLTLHAHHLLILPSCRRYIRRLRAIRELNRTVEDLKNNESQWKDSPLATRHREMLKRCKTQLKKLVRCKACADAGLLVESFLRKCLNFYGLFIQLLLRILDPAYPDVTLPLNSDVPKVFAALPEFYVEDVAKFLFFIVQYSPQVLYEPCTQDIVMFLVVMLCNQNYIRNLYLVAKLVEVMFMTNPAVQPRTQKFFEMIENHPLSTKLLVPSLMKFYTDIEHTGATSEFYDRFTIRYHISTIFKSLWQNIAHHGTFMEEFNSGKQFVRYINMLINDTTFLLDESLESLKRIHEAQEEMRNKEQWDQLPXDQQQARQSQLAQDERLSLSYLALATETMDMFHILTKQVQKPFLRPELGPRLAAMLNFNLQQLCGPKCRDLKVENPEKYGFEPKKLLDQLTDIYLQLDCAQFAKAIAVDQRSYSKELFEEVISKIRKAGIKSTIAIEKFKLLAEKVEEIVAENARAEIDYSDAPDKFRDPVMDTLMTDPVRLPSGTVMDRSIILRHFLNSPTDPFNPQTLTESMLEPVPELKEQIHAWMREKQNSEH, from the coding sequence ATGACCCCAGCTACCTCCCCCACAGGTGCATCAGGAGTAGCCCATCGAAGCCAGAGCAGTGAAGGAGTCAGTTCTCCCAGCAGCTCGCCCTCCAGTAGCCTCGAAACACAATCTCAGTCTCTCTCACGTTCCCAGAGCATGGATATCGATGGAGTCTCTTGTGAGAAAAGCATGTCCCAGGTGGATGTGGATTCAGGAATTGAAAACATGGAGGTTGATGAAAGTGACCgaagagagaaaaggagcctCAGCGATAAGGAGCCTTCATCAGGTTCTGAAGTGTCTGAAGAACAGGCCTTACAGCTGGTCTGTAAGATCTTCCGTGTCTCCTGGAAGGACCGGGACAGAGATGtcatctttccttcttctctttctgcacAATTTAAGCAGAACCCAAAAGAAGTGTTCTCTGATTTTAAGGACTTGATTGGCCAGATTCTAATGGAAGTGCTAATGATGTCCACCCAGACTAGAGATGAAAACCCATTTGCCAGCCTGACGGCCGTATCCCAGCCAATTGCAGCGGCAGTTCGGTCACCTGACAGGAACCTCATACTGAACACTGGCTCCAACCCAGGAACAAGCCCTATGTTCTGCAGCGTGGGTTCCTTCGGTGCCGGCTCTTTGTCTAGTTTGGGAGCCTCTGGTGGGGCAAGTACTTGGGATTCCTACAGTGACCATTTCACCATTGAGACGTGCAAGGAGACAGATATGCTGAACTACCTCATCGAGTGTTTTGACCGAGTtggaatagaggaaaaaaaagcaccaaagATGGGCAGCCAGCCAGCAGTCAGCCAGCTTCTGAGCAACATCCGCTCACAGTGCATATCCCATACTGCATTAGTCCTGCAAGGCTCCCTCACACAACCAAGGTCCCTGCAGCAGCCGTCCTTCCTGGTGCCGTACATGCTGTGTAGGAATCTCCCGTATGGCTTCATTCAAGAACTGGTGAGAACCACTCACCAGGATGAAGAGGTGTTCAAGCCGatctttatccccattttacaaggcCTGGCTCTTGCTGCCAAAGAGTGCTTCCTCGATAGTGACTACTTTAAATACCCCCTCAAGGCTTTAGGTGAGCTCTGTGAAACCAAGTTTGGAAAGACACACGCTGTGTGCAATTTGGTTGCTTCTTTGCCATTGTGGTTACCTAAATCCTTAAGCCCTGGCTCTGGGCGGCAGCTACAGAGACTCTCGTATCTGGGGGCTTTCTTTAGCTTCTCAGTCTTTGCAGAAGATGATGCGAAAGTggttgaaaaatatttctcaggCCCTGCCATTACCCTGGAAAACACGCGCGTGGTGAGCCagtcactgcagcattacttggAGCTGGGAAGGCAAGAGCTTTTCAAGATTCTGCACAGTATTTTGTTAAATGGTGAGACCCGCGAGGCTGCTCTTGGTTACATGGCAGCTGTCGTCAATGCCAACATGAAGAAAGCACAGATGCAGACAGATGACAGATTGATATCTACTGACGGATTTATGCTGAATTTCCTTTGGGTGCTGCAGCAGCTAAGTACAAAGATCAAGTTGGAGACGGTTGACCCCACGTACAAATTCCACCCGAGGTGTCGGATTACTCTTCCCAGCGACGAGACGAGAGTGAACGCCATGATGGAGGATGTGAATGGCTGGCTGACCGAACTTTATGGAGATCAGCCTCCATTTTCTGAGCCGAAGTTCCCTACGGAATGCTTCTTTCTTACCTTGCACGCCCACCACCTCTTGATTCTGCCAAGTTGCCGTCGCTACATCCGCAGACTCCGGGCCATCCGGGAGCTCAACAGAACCGTGgaagatttgaaaaataatgaaagccaATGGAAAGACTCCCCACTGGCAACTAGACACCGCGAAATGCTGAAGCGCTGCAAAACTCAGCTTAAGAAACTGGTACGATGCAAGGCCTGTGCTGATGCCGGATTACTTGTTGAGAGCTTCCTGAGAAAATGTCTGAACTTCTACGGCCTTTTCATTCAGCTGCTGCTCCGCATCCTGGACCCTGCCTACCCCGATGTAACACTGCCTTTAAATTCAGATGTCCCCAAGGTATTTGCCGCATTGCCTGAGTTTTATGTAGAAGATgttgctaaatttttattttttattgtacaaTACTCTCCTCAGGTGCTTTATGAGCCCTGCACTCAGGATATTGTGATGTTCCTCGTTGTGATGTTGTGTAACCAGAACTACATCCGAAATCTGTATCTGGTGGCCAAACTGGTAGAAGTCATGTTTATGACCAACCCTGCTGTTCAGCCACGGACCCAGAAGTTTTTTGAAATGATTGAGAACCATCCTCTCTCCACCAAGCTGTTGGTCCCCTCCCTGATGAAGTTTTATACAGATATTGAGCATACCGGAGCCACCAGCGAGTTCTACGACAGGTTCACCATTCGCTATCATATTAGCaccatttttaaaagcctttggCAAAACATAGCTCACCATGGCACCTTTATGGAGGAGTTCAATTCTGGGAAGCAGTTTGTGCGCTATATAAACATGCTGATAAACGACACAACGTTTCTGCTCGATGAAAGTCTGGAGTCTCTGAAGCGGATCCACGAGGCGCAGGAAGAGATGAGGAACAAGGAGCAGTGGGACCAGCTGCCCTGAGACCAGCAGCAGGCCCGCCAGTCCCAGCTCGCTCAGGACGAGCGCCTTTCGCTCTCCTATCTTGCCCTGGCGACGGAAACCATGGACAtgttccatatcctcaccaagCAGGTCCAGAAGCCGTTCCTCAGACCCGAACTTGGACCCCGATTGGCTGCGATGCTGAACTTTAATCTTCAGCAGCTCTGTGGTCCTAAGTGCCGTGACCTGAAAGTTGAAAACCCTGAGAAATATGGCTTTGAACCAAAGAAGCTACTGGACCAACTGACGGATATTTACTTGCAGCTGGACTGTGCCCAGTTCGCTAAAGCCATTGCTGTTGACCAGAGATCCTACAGCAAAGAGTTGTTTGAAGAAGTCATTTCAAAGATACGGAaggcagggatcaaatccacaaTAGCGATAGAGAAGTTTAAACTTCTGGCCGAGAAAGTGGAGGAGATTGTGGCCGAGAACGCGCGCGCAGAAATCGACTACAGTGACGCCCCAGACAAGTTCAGAGACCCTGTGATGGACACCCTGATGACTGACCCCGTGCGGCTGCCCTCCGGCACTGTCATGGACCGCTCCATCATCCTGCGGCACTTTCTGAACTCCCCCACAGATCCCTTCAACCCACAGACGCTGACAGAGAGCATGCTGGAACCAGTGCCAGAGCTGAAAGAACAGATTCACGCCTGgatgagagagaaacagaacagtGAGCATTAA